In Fusobacterium canifelinum, a genomic segment contains:
- a CDS encoding chromate transporter encodes MNKNRIAEIFILFFKIGAFTIGGGYAMLSLIEDEIVNKKKWLDHEEFLDGMAIAQSTPGVLAVNISLITGYKIAGFMGMFAGMLGAVLPSFFIVLFLSQILLAYGNHPLVVAIFNGVKPAITALILISVYRIGKSANVNRYNFVIPLIVAVLIKYFGVSPIIIIIATMILGNIFYMLKEKKEDDKK; translated from the coding sequence ATGAATAAGAATAGAATTGCAGAAATTTTTATATTATTTTTTAAAATAGGTGCATTTACTATTGGAGGAGGCTATGCAATGCTTTCTCTAATAGAAGATGAAATTGTTAATAAAAAGAAATGGTTAGATCATGAAGAATTTTTAGATGGTATGGCTATTGCTCAATCAACTCCTGGAGTACTCGCTGTTAATATATCACTTATCACAGGATATAAAATAGCAGGTTTTATGGGTATGTTTGCAGGTATGCTAGGAGCAGTTTTACCATCTTTTTTTATAGTGTTATTTTTAAGTCAAATTTTACTTGCTTATGGAAATCATCCATTGGTTGTGGCAATATTTAATGGAGTGAAACCTGCTATTACAGCACTTATATTAATTTCTGTATATAGAATAGGTAAGTCTGCTAATGTAAATAGATATAATTTTGTAATACCACTTATTGTAGCTGTCTTGATTAAATATTTTGGAGTTTCTCCTATCATTATTATAATAGCTACTATGATACTTGGAAATATTTTCTATATGCTAAAAGAAAAAAAAGAAGATGATAAAAAATGA
- the coaBC gene encoding bifunctional phosphopantothenoylcysteine decarboxylase/phosphopantothenate--cysteine ligase CoaBC, translating to MKNILLGVTGGIAAFKSVSIVSLLKKKGYNVKVVMTKNATNIIGPLTLETLSRNRIYVDMWDTNPHYEVEHISLADWADMVLIAPATYNIIGKVANGIADDMLTTILSAVSVRKPVFFALAMNVNMYENPILKENIDKLRSYGYRFIEAEEGLLACNYVAKGRMSEPEDIVEEIERYNIYSKIENCDTTLKGKRILITSGRTKENIDPIRYLSNNSSGKMGYSLAQAAADLGAEVTLISGPTNLEIPKELKNFISVESALEMYEKVDEYFKNTDIFIACAAVADYRPKEYKKEKIKKSDSDLIIELVRNPDILAEMGKKKDKQLLVGFAAETNDIKENALKKLEKKNLDIIVANNASTMGTDSNTIEIIKRDKSSLEIKQKSKIELAYDILLEVLSVLKKDKNE from the coding sequence ATGAAGAATATTTTATTAGGAGTTACAGGAGGTATTGCAGCATTTAAATCAGTAAGTATTGTATCACTTCTTAAAAAGAAAGGTTATAATGTCAAAGTTGTAATGACTAAGAATGCTACAAATATAATAGGGCCTTTAACCTTAGAGACTCTTTCAAGAAATAGAATATATGTTGATATGTGGGATACCAATCCTCATTATGAAGTTGAACATATTTCATTAGCAGATTGGGCAGATATGGTTTTAATTGCTCCTGCAACATATAACATCATTGGTAAGGTAGCAAATGGAATAGCAGATGATATGCTTACAACAATTCTTTCAGCTGTTTCAGTAAGAAAACCAGTATTTTTTGCCTTGGCAATGAATGTAAATATGTATGAGAACCCAATTCTAAAAGAAAATATTGATAAGTTAAGATCTTATGGCTATAGATTTATTGAAGCAGAAGAAGGTTTGCTTGCTTGTAATTATGTTGCAAAGGGTAGAATGAGTGAGCCAGAAGATATTGTTGAAGAAATAGAAAGGTACAATATTTATTCAAAAATAGAAAATTGTGATACTACATTGAAAGGAAAAAGAATTCTTATAACAAGTGGTAGAACAAAAGAAAATATAGACCCTATTAGATATTTATCAAATAATTCAAGTGGTAAAATGGGGTATTCACTTGCACAGGCAGCAGCTGATTTAGGTGCAGAAGTAACTTTAATCAGTGGACCTACAAATTTAGAAATACCAAAAGAACTTAAAAATTTTATTTCTGTGGAATCTGCTCTTGAAATGTATGAGAAAGTTGATGAATACTTTAAAAATACAGATATCTTCATAGCTTGTGCAGCAGTTGCAGATTATAGACCAAAAGAATATAAAAAAGAAAAGATAAAAAAGTCAGATTCAGATTTGATTATAGAATTAGTTAGAAACCCAGATATTTTAGCAGAAATGGGTAAGAAAAAGGATAAACAATTATTAGTTGGTTTTGCAGCAGAAACAAATGATATAAAAGAAAATGCTTTAAAAAAATTAGAAAAGAAAAATTTAGATATCATAGTTGCAAATAATGCCTCTACAATGGGTACAGATAGTAATACAATTGAGATTATAAAAAGAGATAAAAGTTCTCTTGAAATAAAACAAAAAAGTAAAATAGAATTAGCTTACGATATTTTATTAGAAGTTCTTTCAGTATTAAAAAAGGATAAAAATGAATAA